TCTTTGTACATGCATGGTCATGGACAACCATTCAAGGGAGTACTCCCATTCAAGGACATGGAAACACACCGTGGGAACgagaaaagagaaaagagaaaagaggcTAGGAGGGAAATGGCAACTTTAATCTGTCCGCAGAGAGCTCGGCAGTGCAGCGTACGTAAGTACGTACGTAGCCACCACCAAGTCTCGTCATGACTCGACGGCCTCCGGAATGCTCCGTAGCGCGGGCTTCCAGTGCTCCTCCCGGTGCACGTCATGGTGGTGCACCTCCCCGGAGTCCATGATATCCGCCAGCAGCTGCCGAGTGCTGCTACCCCGGCCGCCGGGCGTCTTCCTCCCCATCAGCTCGTGCAGCTGCCTCTTGGTGATCCTGATCGTCACCTCCGACAAGTGCTCCTCCGACGCGtcatggtggtggtggcggtggtggtggtcgtcTTCCGACGTGGACGACGCCCCCTCCCACTCGCCGTCGTCCGCCCACGACTCCCCAGCGTGCCGCGACGCCGCGCAGTTCCCCATCAGATGAGATAGCCCTCCCGACTGACGACTGCCTCTCTCCTGGCTGCCGGACCGCCGCTAGCGAGCTCTAGCTCGTTCAACTTTTTCTGATCGCTCGCAGGCAAGAAATCGAGATGAACGGGTAGACAAGATGCAATGTGACGAAGATAGGCTGCTGTGTGTATTTATAGTTGGAGGCGCTGGGTCATTCTCCGCACGCGCGGATTAGGCGTTGGTCGTCTAGCCCGTGATGTCAGAGGCACGGGAGAGGGAGGCGAAGTCCGGGTCCGACGTGGCGTGCCGGTCATGAACCCGGTCAGAGGATCTCATCCTGACATCCTCCGCCGGCAGGGCTCCTGGAGCTAGAAGCCGGGCGACAGTGTCGTAGACTCCCGGTGCGGCTGCGTAGGCACGCCACTAAATTAGTACTTCTTTGTGGATAATCGAATAAATTGTTTTTTTTAGGACACAAGGCGAGCAAATTTCGGGAAACACGAGAGTGAATTGCCTGGTCTCGCTCGGGGCACGCGACGAGCcgcgtttttgttttgtttttggcgAAACACGCGACTGCGTAGCTCTTGGGGCAGGTTGCTGCTTCAGCTGGTCTTGGGCCGCTGCCTGGTGTGTGAATGGGCTCGGAGGCGAATCTATCGAGCGGCCACTCCCGCGAGCTTTCGTGTAAGAAGGTATTGCCGACGACTGCCGTGCTTAAACCGCGGATCAGATAGTATAGATGAGGTCAGTAAAATTCTAGGCTGAATGGATCAGAAGCTTCAAAAAGCTGAAAGGATAAGATGTCCCTGCTTAGAAAATTACCATGTGTGGTGACGTGTCGTGGTAAATATATACTGCTGGATAAGCTTTCTTTCAAGAAAAAGTTTACTGAGTTGATGAGCAAGCTTTACTTGTCAGATTTTACTTTGTCCAACAAGTGCAGCATGCATCTTCCGATGCTATGCATCTTCAGATCATCTCGGGTCATCATTCCCTGCAAAACACCGAGAAAACCTGCACGCCTGCGTGATGTCTGTATGAACTACGCGCTGACAGAATCTCTTTGACGAGCGAGATAGAAGATGTTTCGATTGGCAGGACAACGGTCGTGGTCCTATGCGTATGAACGGGTAATTGCGAACTGGGAATCCAAGATTCGTGATCTGGATCAGTTCAAACATGCCCTGCGTTTATTACTACACCTTAATCCTGCAGGATATATAGCTGAGGTATGCACAAGCAAGATACCCGACTGTTTCAAAAGTGCAACCTGATTGACCTCTGGCC
The Triticum dicoccoides isolate Atlit2015 ecotype Zavitan chromosome 3A, WEW_v2.0, whole genome shotgun sequence genome window above contains:
- the LOC119272183 gene encoding uncharacterized protein LOC119272183 — protein: MGNCAASRHAGESWADDGEWEGASSTSEDDHHHRHHHHDASEEHLSEVTIRITKRQLHELMGRKTPGGRGSSTRQLLADIMDSGEVHHHDVHREEHWKPALRSIPEAVES